Sequence from the Actinocatenispora sera genome:
CCGCAGCGTCCGCCAGCGCCCGGCGGTGCCGCGGGCCGCCCCGTCGAGGTCGCTCTCACGCCGCACCCGGTCGCCCGCGGCGCCGCCGGCACGGCCACCGGCGCGATCGGCACGGCCACCGATGGCACTGCCCGCGGCGCGATCGGCGGCATGGCCGGCTCCGTCGGCGGCACGGCCACCGGCGGCCCAGCCGACACGGCAACCGGGGGCAGGGCCGGCTCCGTCGGCGGCGGCACGGTGGGCGGGCCGGTCAGCTGCCATGGCCTACCCTGGGTGCATGCAGGACGGACATGAACCGGAGTCTGGTTCAGGTTTTGCCGCGATGTCAAGCCGCGGCACCCCGCGACAGCAGCGAAGCAGGGCAAAACGGGATCAGATCCTGGACACCACCGCGGCGCTGCTGGCGGAACTTCCGTACCCGGAGATCGGTACGAAGCTGATCGCCGAGCGCGCCGGCGTCTCGGTCGGCTCGCTGTACCGGTACTTCGCCGACAAGGACGAGATCACCCGCGCGCTGGTCCTGCACTGGCTCGATCGGATGATCACGGTCCTGGACGGCGCGCTGGCCGATCCGCCGGCGACGCCGGGCGGGCTCGTCGACCGCGTGGTCGACGCCTTCGCGCGGTTCTACCGGTCCGAGCCGGGCTTCCACCAGGTCTGGTTCTTCAGCGGGCCGGCGGGGCACCTGGACCGTTCCGTCGGCGACGCGCACGATGCCGCGCTCGCCACCCGGCTGCGCGCCGCGCTCGCCGACCCGCGGTACGCCCTCGACGTGTCGCTGCGGCAGGCGCTGGTCGCCGTCAGCGTCGGCGACAAGCTGCTGAGCGAGGCGTTCCGCGACGATCGGGACGGCGACCCGGAGATCGTGGCCGAGCTGAAGCTGGTTCTGCGGCGCTACCTGCTGCCGGCCGACCGGTCCACAGTGGACCGGTCGGCCGGCGGCCCGGGTCAGCAGTAGCCGGCCCGGACCCCGTAGTCCTTCGCGATGTCCACATCGGACAGTTTGTGCATCGCGACGTGGATCGAGGTGAGGTGGTTCGGCCCCCAGCCGCCGCTGGTGTTCTGCTTCGAGCGGTCGACCTCGTCCAGGATGCCGAGCACCGTGCTGCCGCCGAGCCACCACCCGTACCCGGCACGTCCGGCCACCGCGCCGGCCGAGCGCCGGCGCACCGCCGTCACGGCAGGCGCACGGGCATCAGGATCGAGTAGGTGGTGGGGTCATCGGGGTCGCGGATGGCGAGCGGGTGGCTCGGGCCGGCGAAGTCGAGAACGAGCTGCCCGGCGGGCGCCGCGGCCACCGCGTCGAGCAGGAAGTCGCGGTTGACCGCGGCGAGCAACCCGCCGTCGGCGGCGTCGAGCACCGCAAGCGTGCCGGCGGCGTCCACGCCGAGTGCGGCGACCGGGCCGGCACACTCCGGTACGGTGCGCAGCGGGCCGGCCGACAGCAGCTCGCGCAGCCGCTCGCCGTCGGTGGGAATCCGTTGTCCGCCAATCGATGCGGTCACCTGCTGGTAGTCGGGGTACTCCCCCGGCTGGGCCGCCAGCTGCAGTTCACCGAGCCGCATCACCTCGCCGTCGATCCGGCCGTCGAGGTGGTCGCCGGTGAGCGCGGCGATGCGGGGCAGCTCGACTCGCGGCACGCACAGCCGGCCGTTCGGCCCGGTCCGGTCGGTGACCGGCACCGAGCTGACCGCCAGCCGGTACCGGTCGGTGGCGACCAGCGTCAGCCGGTCGGCAGCGACGTCGAACAGCACCGCGTCCAGCACGCCGGAGTCCTCGGCGGCCGACGGAACGGCGTGCGTGCCGGTACCGGACGGCAGCGCGAAGGTGACCGCGGCGAGGGCGCGGCGCAGATCGGCGGGCGTGACGCGGAAGGTCGTCACGGCGGGATCGGTCTCGGACACGACGTGCTCCAGTTCTCGTCGGGCGTCGGCCAGCCCGGCCTCCAGCCGGGCCAGGTGTTCGGCGACGAGCGCACCGACGAGCCGCCGGTCGTGCCGGGCGGCCAGCAGCAACCGCATGTCGGCCAGCGGCATGCCGACCCGGCGCAGCCGCGCCACGAGCCGGGCCGCGGCGACCTGGTCCGGGCCGTACCGCCGGTAGCCGCTGCGCGGGTCGACCTGCGCCGGCACCAGCAGCCGCGCCCCGTCGTAGAAGCGCAGCGCGCTGACCGGCAGCCCGCTCGCGCGAGCCAGCTCCCCGATGCTCAGCAGTCCCCCGTCGAACACGCCTCGAACCCTCCTCCCTCGACCAACTTCAGGGTCAAGTCTCCGTCCGGAGGGTCGGCCACGCGGGTGGGGTCGTCGGCCGCCACATTGACATGTCAAAGAATGGTGCGCTAGTCTCATTGACATGTCACAGACATTCTCCGTACTGCTGCTGAGCGCAAGCACCCGGCCGAACCGCATCGGTCCCGCCGTCGCCGACTGGTTCCGGCGCGCGACCCGCGACACCGCCGCCGACCTGCACATCGACCTCGACCCGGTCGACCTCGGCGATCTCGCCCTGCCGATGCTGGACGAGCCGGCAGAGCCGAGCGAGGGCGACTACCAGCACCCGCACACGCTCGCCTGGAGCGCCCGGGTCGCCGCCGCCGACGCGATCGTCGTGGTGACCCCCGAGTACAACGGGGGCATGCCGGCGGCGCTGAAGAACGCGCTGGACTACCTCTACGACGAGTGGGCGTTCAAGCCGGTGCTGTTCGTCGGGTACGGCAACACCTCGGCCGGCACCCGCAGCGTGCAGATGGCCCGGCAGGTCACCACCGCGCTACGGATGGTGCCGACCGGCGCCGACCTGTTCCTGCGGCTCGCCGACAGCCGGTTCGGCGACACCGTGGCGCCCGGCGCCGCGTTCGACCGCCGCGCCGCGACCGCGCTCGCCGAACTGCACCGCATCGGTACCGCCGTCCGGCCGCTCACGCTCGCCCGAAGGCCGGCGCCGTCGGCTCCGGTGGCGTCCCCGTTCGGCCGCGAGCTGTGGCTGCACCCGGCCGGGCCGCGGGACGCGGCGGAACTGCTCGTGCTCCAGCGGTGCTGCTGGGTCGACGAGGCGATCGCCAACGCGACGCTGGAACTCGGCGCGCTGCGGGAGAGCCTCGACGACGTGACCGCCTGGCTGGCCGAGTGGTCGACCTGGTGCCTGCGGCGAAACGGCAGGCTGATCGGCGCCGTACGGGCGCGCCGGGTCGGCGACAGCTGGCTGATCGGCCGGCTCATGGTGGCGCCCGACCAGCGCGGCCGCGGCCTCGGCCGCGCCCTGCTGCGCCATGCCGAGGCGGCCGCGCCGGCGTCCGGGATCGGCACGCTGACCCTCAGCACCGGCCGGGACAGTACCGACAATCTCCGGCTCTACCGGTCCAGCGGCTACCGGGAGTCCGGCCCGGACGGGCCCCTCGCCGTACGGCTGGTGAAGCGGGTCGCGGTGCCGGTCGGCGCCGACCCGTCCGGACCGGCACGCTGAGGACACGCAGCGTTGCGTTCCGAGCGCGTGGAGTGTATATGCGGCGGCCCGCGGCGAGCCTCTCTTTCGGGCGATGTACTCCTGTCAGGGGCACTGCTTAGACTCCGCACGGCGCCGTACGGCGAAGGGAGCGCTGCGGAATGTCACGGGGTGGCGTGTTCTGCGTGGAAGGTCAGTGGGCGCGCGACATGACCAGTCGCGGCTCGGTGCTCCCCACGCTGGAGCTGCTGGAGCGCATCCAGAGCATCAGGTACATCCACAAGGACGTCGCCACCGCCCAGGAGCTGGAGTACTACCTTGACCGCTGGACCCTCAAGCAGTACGACGACTACAACGTCGGCTTCTTCGCGGTGCACGGTGAGCCGCAGCGGCTGCTGCTGACCGAGTTCAACCACCACGACAACACCATCGAGCTGGACGAGGTGGGCGAGATCCTCGCCGGCAAGTGTCCCGGCCGCCGGCTGTTCTTCGGCAGCTGCGCGGTGCTCAAGGCGCCCGACCGGATGCTGCGCGACTTCCTCGACCGCACCGGCGCGGCCCTGATCTGCGGCTACACCAAGGCGGTCGACTGGGTGGAGGCGGCCGCCTTCGAGACGGTGCTGCTCGACCGGCTGGTGAACGGCAAGCGGGTCGACTCGGCCGAGTCGACGATGCGCTCGGCCCGATTCGCTCCCTTCGCCGACCACCTCGGCTTCCGCGTCGTCTACCGCAACGGCCGCTGACCGCGCGGTAATGCGGTGACGTCGGTCGATGGGTACGACATAGGCTGGGGATCATGCCCGAGCCGCTGACCGTGACCCGTTCGATCTCCATTCCGGGGGTCGAGCTGCGGTGGCGGTTCTCCCGGTCCGGCGGGCCCGGCGGGCAGGGCGTCAACACCGCCGACTCCCGGGTCGAGCTGTCCTGGGACCTGGTCAACTCGCCGGTGCTGTCGCCGACCCTGCGGGACCGGGCGGTCGAGCGGCTCGGTTCCCGGTTGGTCGACGGGGTGCTGACGGTGGCCGCGTCCGAGCACCGGGCGCAGCTGGACAACCGCCGTGCCGCCGCCCAGCGCCTCGCCGAGCTGGTCCGACGAGCCATCGCGCCACCGCCGCCGACCCGCCGCGCGACCAAGCCGTCCCGCGGTGCGGTGACCCGCCGGCTGAACGCCAAGCGCCGTCGCGGCGACATCAAGAAGCTGCGCCGCGACACCAGCGACTGACCCGATCCCGACCCGCTGCCGCGGCGCCGAGGTCGAGGACCTGGTCGGCGTGTGCGAGGGCGGCCGGGTCGTGGCTGACCAGGATCGTGGTGCGGCCGGCCGTGGCGGCGAGCAGGTCGCGCAGCAACCGGTCCGCGTCGGTGGCGGGCAGCCCCTCGGTCGGTTCGTCCAGCAGCAGGATCTGCGGGTCGGCGAGCAGCGCCCGCGCGAGCAGCACGCGCTGTCGCTCGCCACCCGACAGGGCGCTGCCGTCCTGGCCGAGTTCGGCGTCCAGCCCGCCGGTGAACCGCTCGCCCAGGCCGACCCGGTGCAGGACGGCCCGGAGCTGGTCGTCGGTCGCCGCGGGGTCGCCGAGGCGCAGGTTCGCGGCCAGCGTGGTGTCGAACAGGTACGCCTCCTCGCCGACGCCGCCGATCAGCCGCCGCACGTCCGCCCCGGCGTACGCGTCGATCGGCGCGCCGTCGAGCCGGATCTCGCCGGCCGCCGGAGCGACGAACCGGCGCAGCGCGGCGAGCAGGGTGCTCTTGCCCGATCCGCTCGGCCCGGTCACGACGAGCCGGCTGCCGGGCCGCACGTCGACGCTCACCCCGGCCAGCGCCGGCGCCCGGTCGTCGGCGTGACGCACCCACAGGTCACGGATCGTCAGCTCGACGCTCCCGGCCGGTACCGGCAGCGGCGCGGCCGGTTCGGCCACCGGCGCCGGGGCGGCGAGTACCGCGTGGACCCGGCGCAGCGCCGCCCGCGCGTCGACGAACCGGCGGGCGGCCACCGGCAGCGCCAGCGACGGCTCCAGGGCCACCAGGGTGGTCAGCGCGACCACCGCGACCGCCGGGCCGCCGGCCGGCGCGGCAAGTACCGTCGCGGCCGCCGTGGCGAGCCCCTGCAGGGCGATGCCGACCGCGGCCAGCAGGCCGGCCACCCGCGCCTCGGTGCGCTCCCGATCGGCCCGGTCGGTGTGCGCGGCGGTTGCCGCGGCCAGCGCGACCGGCTCGGCGGAGTACGCGGCGAACTCGGCCGCACCGTCCAGCAGGTCGGTGGCGGTCACCGCCACGGCGGTGTCGTCCGCGGGCGCGCTGCGGCGGCGTTGCCGGCCGGCGCACGCCGGCAGGACCAGCCCGGTACCGAGGAGGGCGACGAGCAGCGGCGGCACCGACGCCGGGGACAGCGCCGCCAGTACGACCAGGCCGAGCCCGCCGGCGAGCGCTGCGCCGGCGGCCGGCACCAGGCAGCGCACGACGAGATCCTGCACCGCCTCGGTGTCGGTGACCATCCGGTGCAGCAGCTGCGCCCGCCGCCAGCCGGGCAGGCCGCCGGGCGCCAGCGGGACCAGCGCCGCGTACACCCGTTCGCGCAGCCGGGCCAGCGCCTGCAGCGCCGCGCGGTGCCCGGTGAGCCGTTCGGCGTAGCGCAGGGTGCCGCGCAGCAGTGCGCACGCGCGGACCGCGACGATCGCCACCGACAGCGCCGCGAGCCCAGGCTGTTGTGCCGCCCGCGCGAGCAGCCAGGCCGCGGTCGCGAGCAGCGCGGTACCGGCCAGCTCCGCACCCGCGGCGGCGGCCGCGGCGAGCGCCACCGGCCAGCACACCGCGCGCAGCACCGACCCGCCGCACTTCCCTTGCACCACAACCGATTCCTTCATCATCGCAACTCCGCGAGGTCGGTTCCCGGCGCCGCCGCCACCGGGTGATGTGGCGCAGCCGGCGACGGTACCGCCCGGTCGACGCCGACCGCCTCCGGTGGCGACACCGCCCGGGCATCGGCGGCCTGCCCCGACGCGGCCCGGTCCGGGGCAGCCGGCTCGGGGCGCAGCGGACTTGCCCGGTCGGCGCCGGTCATCGGCGGCAGCAGCGGTACCGGTCGCGCGGCGGCGATGGCGGCCGGCCGGTGCGCGACCGCGAGCAGGGTACGGTCGGCCGGCAGCCGGGCCGCCGCGGCCAGCACCGCCGCTTCGGTCGCCGTGTCCAACCGGGCGGTCGGCTCGTCGAGCAGCAGCAGCGGCGCGTCCCGGCACAGCGCGCGGGCCAGCGCCACCCGCTGCCGCTGCCCCGCGGACAGCCCGTACCCGTTCTCGCCGAGCATGGTGTGCAGCCCCGCGGGCAGGCCGGCGACCACCTCGCCCAGGGCGGCGGCCCGGATCGCGCGACGGATCCGCGCCTCGTCCGCGCCGGGTGCCCCGAGCGCGACGTTGGCGGCGAGCGTGCCGGCGAACAGCCGGGGCCGTTGCGGCAGCCAGCCAAGCCGGGCCCGCCAACCGGCCAGCTCCGTCCGGTCCATGGCGGCGAGATCCCGCCCGCCGAGCAGCACCCGGCCGCGCGTCGGCCGGACGAAACCCAGCACCAGCGCGAGGACCGTGCTCTTGCCGACCCCGCTCGGGCCGGTCAGCACCAGCCGGTCGCCGACCGCCACGGTCAGCTCGAACCCGCACAGCGCCGGCCCGTCCCGGCCGGGGTACCGGACCGTCACGTCCTCGCACCGCACCAGCACCGACCCCGGACCGGCCCGCCGAGCCCGCCGCGCGCCCCCACCGACGGCACCGATGCTGGCCGCACCAACACGGCCACCGTCCGCCACACCGACACGGTCGCCGTCCACCGCACCGGCACGGCCGGCGGCGGGCACGGCAGGGGCGGTGGCCGCGGTGTCGAGTACCGCGAAGGCGTCGTCGGCGGCGGCGAGGCCGGCGGCACCGGCGTGGAAGCGCGCGCCGAGCGCCCGCAGCGGCAGGTACGCCTCGGGGGCGAGCAGCAGCACGATCAGCGCGGTACGCAGATCGAGCTCGCCGGCGAGCAGCCGCAGCCCGATCGGCACCGCGAGCAGGGCCAGCGACAGCGCCGCGACCAGCTCCAGGACCAGCGAGGTGAGGAAGGCGACGCGCAACGCGGTCATGGTGGCGCGCCGGTGCGCGTCGGCGACCGCCCGCAGCCGTACCGCGTGCGCGCCGGCCCGGCCGAACGCGCGCAGCGTCGGCAGCCCGAGCACCGTGTCCAGAAAGTGTCCACTCAGGACGGACAGCCGGCGCCACTGCCGGCGGGTGGCGAACCGGGCCTGGCGGCCGGCGAGCGCGCCGAACAGCGGGATCAGCGGCAGCGTCGCGGCCACCACCAGTGCCGAGGTCGGATCGGCCCAGCAGAGCCGGATCAGTACCGCGACCGGCACCGCGGCGGCCAGCGCGAGCTGCGGCAGGTAGTCGCGCAGGTACGGGGTGAGCGCGTCGATGCCGCGGTCGGTCAGCGCCACCAGCTCGCCGGTGCGCCGCCCGGAAACCCAGTGCGGACCGAGCTGCTGCGCCGCGGCGAGTACCCGGTGCCGCAGCGCCGCGGTGGCCCGCGCGGCGGTGCGCCCGGCGAGCGCCTCCCGGCACCCGGCCAGTACCGCGCGCGCCACCGTGACCCCCGCCAGCGCCATGGCCAGCCCGGCCACACCCCGGCCGCCGAGAACCGTGCCGCCGCTGTCGATGACCGCGACGATCAGCCGGGCCAGCAGCTCCAGCTGCGCGACGGTCAGTACGGCCAGGCCGGTGGCCGCCAGCCAGCCGACCGCAAGGAGCCGGCGCACCTCGGGCAGCCGGCCGACGCGGGCGCGGGTTCGGTTGCCGGACATCAGAAGAACGCGACCGTACGGCCGGTGACCGGGCGCCGGAACAGCCACCACAACAGGCCCTGGTGGGCGAGCACGACCGGGACCGCGGCGAGCAGCAGCACCGCCACCACCCTCGAGTCGCCGGCGATCGCGACCAGGTGCGGGGCCGCACAGCCGAGTACGGCCAGTGCCGGCGCCGCGGCGGCGACCGCGGTACCGGCCGCGGCGCGCCGGCGCTGCTGGTGTCGCAGTGCGCGTCGGGCGAACAGCAGCCCGAGCGGGGAGAGCAGGACGAGGGCGGCGGCCGACGCGAGCTGGGCGCGTACCGCGGGCAGGGTCAGGCCGGCGAGCGTCACCAGCAGCGTCGTCACGGCGGCGGGCAGCGCCAGCCGGTCGGCGAGGCGTACCGCGCGGTCGGCCGCCGACGGCACCCGGAGCGCGGTGACCGCGGCGCCGTGCGTGGCGAGCACGAGGGCCACCGCGACCCCGCACGCCGGGCCGAACCAGACGGTCGCCGGGTCGGTCAGGCCGAGCGCGCTCGGCAGGCCGAGGGCGAGGCCGCCGAGCAGCAGCCCCCAGCAGGCCGCGAACACCAGGCTGCCCAGCGCGTACGCACCCTCCCACCAGCGGCGCCAGCGGACCGTGTCGCGGCGGCCGCGCAGCCACAGGCCGGCATCGCGCAGCACCCAGGCGCACAGGCCCGGGACCACCGCCGGCCAGGCGTCGGCCAGTACCCGCTCGGCGGCCGGGAACGCGCCGGCGACCAGCCCGGCCGCGGCGACCAGCCACATCTCGTTGGCCAGCAGCACCGGGCCGACGCCGGTGAGGACCCGCCGGCGCGGCCAGCCGGGCGGTGCCAGCCGGTGCAGCAGGATCCCGGTGCCCAGCCCGTACCCGTCGAGCACGAACCAGCCGGCCACGAGCAGCAGCAACACGGCGGTCAACGCAACGTCCATCTCTCGTCCCCTCTCACACCACGGCGGGTTCGGTCGCCGCGGCCGGCTCGTCGTCGCCGAGCACCCGGCCGAGCGCCAGCCGGTGCGGGCCGCGTCGCGCGAGCATCAGCAGTACCAACCAGTTCGTCCCGGCGAGGCCGACCACGACGACGCCGAACAGCGCGAGCGACACCGCGACCTGGCCGGTCGACAGCGAGGTGGCGTCCGCGGTGCGCAGCACCCCGTAGATGGCCCACGGCTGCCGGCCCACCTCGCGCACCAGCCAGCCGCAGACCACGGCGACGAAGGGCAGCGGGATCCACCAGGTCATCACCCGCAGCAGGATCCGCCGGCGCACGATCCAGCGGCGGATCAGGAACGGCAGCAGGAACAGCCCGAGATAGGCGGAGTACTCGCCGAACTGCTGCATGATCGAGAACGGCAGCGCGATCCACCCCGGTGGCCGGTCGGTCACCGGCCCGGCGTCCTTCGACGGCATGATCGCGTCGACCTTGCCGGGCTGATCGGTGCGCAGGTAGTCCAGCTGCGCCCAGCCGAAGGCGAACGTGAAGAACGCGCCGGCGACACCGACCAGCACGCCCATCCGCAGCGAGCGCAGGAACACGTCGGTGTCGTCCGGGTGCCGGCGCAGCTGCCAGGCGCTGATCCCGGCGACCACCATGCCGCCGAGCATCAACGCCGCCGGTACCAGGTGGCGCAGCGCGCCGACGGCCTCCGGGTTGGTGAACAGCGCGCGCAGGTCGGTGATGCGCGCGGTGCCGTCGCGCAGCACGTACCCGACCGGGTGCTGCAGGAAGCCGTTGGCCACCATGACGAACACCGCCGAGGCGTACGCGGTGATCGTGACCAGGTAGAACGAGATCAGGTGCACGACCTTCGGCAGGGTGCCCCAGCCGAAGATCCAGATGCCGAGGAAGGTCGCCTCGGCGAAGAAGGCGACGATCGTCTCGAGTGCCAGCGGCGCACCGAACACCTGCCCGGCCACCCGGTCGACGCCGGTCCAGGCGAGGCCGAACTGGAACTCCATCACCAGCCCGGTGACGATGCCCAGGCCGTAGTTGACCACGTAGAGCTGGCCCCAGTAGCGCGTCATGGTCAGGTGCACGGCCCGGCCGGTCAGCACGTACCGGGTCTGCATGATCGCGATGATCGGCGTCAGGCCGAGGGTCAGCACCACGAACAGGAAGTGCACGTTCGCGGTGAGCGCGAACTGCACCCGGGCCAGGTCGACGGCGGTCACGAGCTCTCCCATCAGTTGACGCCCTACCTGTAGACACGCTACATGTAGAAGGGCGACACGCAACCCCGAGATCACCCTGAGGCAGTGGGCGCCGAGATCGGCGGATGGGTAGGTTGGCGACATGAAGGCGGACCGGCTCCGCGGGCACCTCGACGCACTGGTGCTCGCCGTCCTCGACGGCGGCCCCCGGCACGGGTACGCGATCGCCGAGGCACTGTCGGCACGCAGCGGCGGCGCCGTCACCATGCCCACGGGCACCCTCTACCCGGCGCTGCGCCGGCTGGAGCGGGCCGGCTACCTGCGCAGCGAGTGGGCCACCGTGGCCGGCCGCAAGCGCCGCACCTACTGGATCACCGACGCCGGCAGCCGGTTCCTCGCCGCCGAACGGGCCGACTGGCGCGACTTCAGCGCCGTCATCGAAGGCGTCCTCGGCACCGGCTGACCGCAGCGCCCGCGGTCGG
This genomic interval carries:
- the arfB gene encoding alternative ribosome rescue aminoacyl-tRNA hydrolase ArfB; its protein translation is MPEPLTVTRSISIPGVELRWRFSRSGGPGGQGVNTADSRVELSWDLVNSPVLSPTLRDRAVERLGSRLVDGVLTVAASEHRAQLDNRRAAAQRLAELVRRAIAPPPPTRRATKPSRGAVTRRLNAKRRRGDIKKLRRDTSD
- a CDS encoding bifunctional NAD(P)H-dependent oxidoreductase/GNAT family N-acetyltransferase, coding for MSQTFSVLLLSASTRPNRIGPAVADWFRRATRDTAADLHIDLDPVDLGDLALPMLDEPAEPSEGDYQHPHTLAWSARVAAADAIVVVTPEYNGGMPAALKNALDYLYDEWAFKPVLFVGYGNTSAGTRSVQMARQVTTALRMVPTGADLFLRLADSRFGDTVAPGAAFDRRAATALAELHRIGTAVRPLTLARRPAPSAPVASPFGRELWLHPAGPRDAAELLVLQRCCWVDEAIANATLELGALRESLDDVTAWLAEWSTWCLRRNGRLIGAVRARRVGDSWLIGRLMVAPDQRGRGLGRALLRHAEAAAPASGIGTLTLSTGRDSTDNLRLYRSSGYRESGPDGPLAVRLVKRVAVPVGADPSGPAR
- the cydD gene encoding thiol reductant ABC exporter subunit CydD produces the protein MSGNRTRARVGRLPEVRRLLAVGWLAATGLAVLTVAQLELLARLIVAVIDSGGTVLGGRGVAGLAMALAGVTVARAVLAGCREALAGRTAARATAALRHRVLAAAQQLGPHWVSGRRTGELVALTDRGIDALTPYLRDYLPQLALAAAVPVAVLIRLCWADPTSALVVAATLPLIPLFGALAGRQARFATRRQWRRLSVLSGHFLDTVLGLPTLRAFGRAGAHAVRLRAVADAHRRATMTALRVAFLTSLVLELVAALSLALLAVPIGLRLLAGELDLRTALIVLLLAPEAYLPLRALGARFHAGAAGLAAADDAFAVLDTAATAPAVPAAGRAGAVDGDRVGVADGGRVGAASIGAVGGGARRARRAGPGSVLVRCEDVTVRYPGRDGPALCGFELTVAVGDRLVLTGPSGVGKSTVLALVLGFVRPTRGRVLLGGRDLAAMDRTELAGWRARLGWLPQRPRLFAGTLAANVALGAPGADEARIRRAIRAAALGEVVAGLPAGLHTMLGENGYGLSAGQRQRVALARALCRDAPLLLLDEPTARLDTATEAAVLAAAARLPADRTLLAVAHRPAAIAAARPVPLLPPMTGADRASPLRPEPAAPDRAASGQAADARAVSPPEAVGVDRAVPSPAAPHHPVAAAPGTDLAELR
- a CDS encoding MerR family transcriptional regulator; translated protein: MFDGGLLSIGELARASGLPVSALRFYDGARLLVPAQVDPRSGYRRYGPDQVAAARLVARLRRVGMPLADMRLLLAARHDRRLVGALVAEHLARLEAGLADARRELEHVVSETDPAVTTFRVTPADLRRALAAVTFALPSGTGTHAVPSAAEDSGVLDAVLFDVAADRLTLVATDRYRLAVSSVPVTDRTGPNGRLCVPRVELPRIAALTGDHLDGRIDGEVMRLGELQLAAQPGEYPDYQQVTASIGGQRIPTDGERLRELLSAGPLRTVPECAGPVAALGVDAAGTLAVLDAADGGLLAAVNRDFLLDAVAAAPAGQLVLDFAGPSHPLAIRDPDDPTTYSILMPVRLP
- a CDS encoding cytochrome d ubiquinol oxidase subunit II — its product is MDVALTAVLLLLVAGWFVLDGYGLGTGILLHRLAPPGWPRRRVLTGVGPVLLANEMWLVAAAGLVAGAFPAAERVLADAWPAVVPGLCAWVLRDAGLWLRGRRDTVRWRRWWEGAYALGSLVFAACWGLLLGGLALGLPSALGLTDPATVWFGPACGVAVALVLATHGAAVTALRVPSAADRAVRLADRLALPAAVTTLLVTLAGLTLPAVRAQLASAAALVLLSPLGLLFARRALRHQQRRRAAAGTAVAAAAPALAVLGCAAPHLVAIAGDSRVVAVLLLAAVPVVLAHQGLLWWLFRRPVTGRTVAFF
- a CDS encoding DUF6642 family protein; amino-acid sequence: MSRGGVFCVEGQWARDMTSRGSVLPTLELLERIQSIRYIHKDVATAQELEYYLDRWTLKQYDDYNVGFFAVHGEPQRLLLTEFNHHDNTIELDEVGEILAGKCPGRRLFFGSCAVLKAPDRMLRDFLDRTGAALICGYTKAVDWVEAAAFETVLLDRLVNGKRVDSAESTMRSARFAPFADHLGFRVVYRNGR
- the cydC gene encoding thiol reductant ABC exporter subunit CydC, translating into MMKESVVVQGKCGGSVLRAVCWPVALAAAAAAGAELAGTALLATAAWLLARAAQQPGLAALSVAIVAVRACALLRGTLRYAERLTGHRAALQALARLRERVYAALVPLAPGGLPGWRRAQLLHRMVTDTEAVQDLVVRCLVPAAGAALAGGLGLVVLAALSPASVPPLLVALLGTGLVLPACAGRQRRRSAPADDTAVAVTATDLLDGAAEFAAYSAEPVALAAATAAHTDRADRERTEARVAGLLAAVGIALQGLATAAATVLAAPAGGPAVAVVALTTLVALEPSLALPVAARRFVDARAALRRVHAVLAAPAPVAEPAAPLPVPAGSVELTIRDLWVRHADDRAPALAGVSVDVRPGSRLVVTGPSGSGKSTLLAALRRFVAPAAGEIRLDGAPIDAYAGADVRRLIGGVGEEAYLFDTTLAANLRLGDPAATDDQLRAVLHRVGLGERFTGGLDAELGQDGSALSGGERQRVLLARALLADPQILLLDEPTEGLPATDADRLLRDLLAATAGRTTILVSHDPAALAHADQVLDLGAAAAGRDRVSRWCRGAAS
- a CDS encoding PadR family transcriptional regulator; amino-acid sequence: MKADRLRGHLDALVLAVLDGGPRHGYAIAEALSARSGGAVTMPTGTLYPALRRLERAGYLRSEWATVAGRKRRTYWITDAGSRFLAAERADWRDFSAVIEGVLGTG
- a CDS encoding cytochrome ubiquinol oxidase subunit I encodes the protein MGELVTAVDLARVQFALTANVHFLFVVLTLGLTPIIAIMQTRYVLTGRAVHLTMTRYWGQLYVVNYGLGIVTGLVMEFQFGLAWTGVDRVAGQVFGAPLALETIVAFFAEATFLGIWIFGWGTLPKVVHLISFYLVTITAYASAVFVMVANGFLQHPVGYVLRDGTARITDLRALFTNPEAVGALRHLVPAALMLGGMVVAGISAWQLRRHPDDTDVFLRSLRMGVLVGVAGAFFTFAFGWAQLDYLRTDQPGKVDAIMPSKDAGPVTDRPPGWIALPFSIMQQFGEYSAYLGLFLLPFLIRRWIVRRRILLRVMTWWIPLPFVAVVCGWLVREVGRQPWAIYGVLRTADATSLSTGQVAVSLALFGVVVVGLAGTNWLVLLMLARRGPHRLALGRVLGDDEPAAATEPAVV
- a CDS encoding TetR/AcrR family transcriptional regulator, which translates into the protein MSSRGTPRQQRSRAKRDQILDTTAALLAELPYPEIGTKLIAERAGVSVGSLYRYFADKDEITRALVLHWLDRMITVLDGALADPPATPGGLVDRVVDAFARFYRSEPGFHQVWFFSGPAGHLDRSVGDAHDAALATRLRAALADPRYALDVSLRQALVAVSVGDKLLSEAFRDDRDGDPEIVAELKLVLRRYLLPADRSTVDRSAGGPGQQ